Genomic DNA from Danio rerio strain Tuebingen ecotype United States chromosome 22, GRCz12tu, whole genome shotgun sequence:
TCTGTATGTAAAATGCCGAAACAAGTAATTAGACTGAAAGAAAATGTGGGGTATTTGGAGCAtacaaattctttttttttttgtaaattgaagATACTTgttcaatgatttggttaaatttaaaaagcacaatttatgtttaaatctAAGAATAAATTACTTCCAAAATGCAGacaaaagttttttgaagaaagacaagggggatataatctgagagaagaactcaattttaggaggttgaaaacaaggacaactttaaaagGTTTGTGTAtgtcccagctagcaaaattcatgtggctcaaatccaacccacaccagacacttacatccggcccaaaaaaacgcatggaatgatggcacatgggcagtccgctcctgtttgccagatctgggccacaattaagccattgCAAAATcccatatcagccagaattcaaccaaatgactcagaactgaccctattctgggccacaatttgctttccttctggcccagatccggcccacactaGACACTTATCTGGACCACATActaaatggaatgatggctcttgggcggtccactcctgtttgtcagatctggtccacaaataagccaaagcaataccacgtattagccagaattcaaccaaatgaaccagaactgaccctattctgggccacagcttgcttttattctggcccagatctgacctGTTACTTTTAATAATGGATTAAAAATTGGTAATCAgcagtgaattatattatttcatcacaggttgtgcctcacttaattttatttatttatttgttttttatttatttgtttttatctgtttgctgtaatgaataaacttttcaagcaaaCTTCTTAAATgttacagcagcccaaaagaaaatttatatgaagaggttcagggctatgaacccaactaaagcaaacacttttctccatgatggtggcTTTAGTCAATGTAGTCCACATAtcttttaagataactgggccacatttgccatatctcctttgggccactttaggcttacagccacattagccagagctaactgtgccatATATTTGCCAAAACTGGcgcacatttgttttaggataaatgggccccatttgccatatcttctctgggtcaCTCTAGGCTCAAATCCACGTTAGCTATCGCTTACTATGccgaatattcgccaaaagtggcccacatatgttttaggataactgggccatattttccatatcttctccgGGCCACTATAAGCTAATGGCTACATTAGCCAAAGCTTattgtgccgaatatttgccaaaagtggctcacatttgttttaaaataactgggccacattttcaatattttctctgggccactttaggcttaCAGccgcattagccagagcttactgtgccaaatatttgccaaaggtGGCCCACATTTTTCTTTAGATAACTGGGCCTCATTTGCACTTACACGTGTGacccactttaggtttagacccagattacccttaaatgactatgccaaatttatgccaactgtggcccacatttgtcctccatcatttgggccaaattgatcATTTTTCACACGGGCCACAttgggctcacattcagattatattttgccataagtgccaaaaaTTTgcccttaaatggcccatatatgaatttgaatctttggcccccctttgccattgtacaggtgggccacttcaggctcacattcattttgtctggtcagaaggaagaccaccagtgccacataactgcctaaagtggcccacattcgtatgctatctgggGTCTGTCTGCAACtgtggtgtgaaattatggaacagtctagatcagactctcaaacaatgtcaggataataatgataatgatgaaggtgattgaaaaGGAATAAAACGAGAATGGTATGATGacattttaattaatggctatttgcagtactatgtatttatttatttggtctaTGTTACAAACTGTAAAGGTACAAAAGAaatcaaacatataatttgtcaaagatgccaaacGGATAAagtatgtctcatgtaaaaagcagagataagtaaaagaagaaataagtttaagtaatagacaaatgatgtatgtggtaatggggtgggaaaataataagcttgtgcttcaacCCACTctattttcgaccatgttgaaatgtattttttgtcagtgatattttatgtatgaaatttatgttcgaaaataaataaatcaaatctgaATCTGCAGGATATGTTGCAAACGCACACACGGtaacaaatgctgggttccacacaatggaTTTATGTTGAGGCAACtttattaaaattaagttaactttttagttaaacataaaacaattaagttgccctaAAAAACTCAAGATTTGTATGgaatcagctcattttaaataagtaaattgaacaaactgcaaacatcattttttgagtgcttCATACTCCCGTTTCCAAAGCAAAATACATATTCATGCGCTTCTCCTTATGCTTTTTTGGGTTTCAGAGAAACAAACTAAATGTGTGACCTTTAGCACACATTTTCTTTTCAGGAAGTGAATGTTTGTATGCATATTTGGGCATAACATTTGCAAAATGTTGCAAcacttttagtaaaaaaaaaataaaaaaaacctaatgAGCTCAGTATGAGTTGAACATGATATCATCTGATATTTTGCACTTTTTCTGAAGTTCAGCATAAACACTTCCTCTATTAGAGATGCTGTGAAGATCAAACCTTACAGACCTTTAGCGAGAGCTCAGAATGAAGACGCTGCTGCTTTCCCTCCTCTGTAAGTGGATTTCTCATTATCAGTGTTATTGAGTGTGATTCAGTCGTGATCAGATGATCTGAATGATGTGTATTCATGTGTATGTGCAGGTTTTCTGGTGTGGAATCAACACACTGAAGCTTTGACTGATCAACAGGTGACTTTAGGAGAGACTGTGACTGTAGCCTGTGAGTTTAGATTAAAAGCTGTTGTTTGGTTTGTGATAAAACCGTCAGCTCGTCCGATGATGATCATGAGGACTTTTGGAACTGAAGATGCTGAATATTATGATGAAAAACTGCGCAGCAAATATTCAGAGGGAAGCAGAAGCCACCTAATAATCAACGATGTCAGTGCTGATGATTTGGGCGAATATTACTGTGTACAACCTGGTTGGAGTCTAGTTGTCAACGATGGTATCAGACTACACACCGCTGGTAAGTGTTTAACCAAAATACTACTGAGGTCTACACtgtcaaaaatgctgggttccacacaattccttcatgttgtctcaacacatattgattaagttaacgaaattgtttttacaaattgaacaCAAAACTTAAATTGAACACAAATCTCAGGAGTTG
This window encodes:
- the LOC100148254 gene encoding uncharacterized protein; translation: MKTLLLSLLCFLVWNQHTEALTDQQVTLGETVTVACEFRLKAVVWFVIKPSARPMMIMRTFGTEDAEYYDEKLRSKYSEGSRSHLIINDVSADDLGEYYCVQPGWSLVVNDGIRLHTAGVPKDDNEPQDLSSNQIVLVILACLVAVMFVAIIGLLMKKHKFSRTSHMYENNHRRPYMVPEHLRRNLSIQINSNCDPPRNPMAERNYLQILPNNIYETPTCGQIA